A single region of the Sphingobium sp. TKS genome encodes:
- the tkt gene encoding transketolase, translating to MTVSEKSLANAIRALSMDAVQAANSGHPGMPMGMADVATVLFKDYLKFDPKAPKWADRDRFVLSAGHGSMLIYSLLHLTGYAKPTIEDIANFRQLSSPCAGHPENFELAGVEATTGPLGSGLATAVGMAIAERHLNAQFGDEIVDHRTWVLAGDGCLMEGINHEAIGLAGHLNLGRLIVLWDDNKITIDGSIDLSSSEDVRARYAATGWHVVSCDGHDVADVRRAIDEALADPRPSLVACATKIGYGAPNKAGTSGVHGSALGEAEVAAAREFLGWTAEPFVIPEDIAAAWQAIGAKGADAHATWADRLGSNGQKAEFERRMAGELPADFSLDAYIDTLIANPQKVATRRASELALGAINDLLPETLGGSADLTGSNNTKTKSTGPLTRDDYSGRYVYYGIREFGMACAMNGMALHGGVIPYGGTFLVFSDYMRGGIRLAALQQIRAIHVLTHDSIGLGEDGPTHQPIEHVMSLRMIPNLDVYRPADIVETAECWELALKDATGPSVLALTRQNLPQLRTEKSENLSAKGAYRLRAAKGDRKVVLVATGSEVEIAVATAALLEEQGIGADVVSMPSWAHFDAQPQAYKDDLLPHHVLRASIEAGTTFGWERYVGIAGLRFGIDTFGASAPAEVLYDHFGLTAAKIAPQIVAALD from the coding sequence ATGACCGTTTCCGAAAAGTCCCTCGCCAACGCCATTCGGGCGCTCTCCATGGACGCGGTGCAGGCCGCCAACAGCGGCCATCCGGGCATGCCGATGGGCATGGCGGATGTCGCGACCGTGCTGTTCAAGGATTATCTGAAGTTCGATCCGAAGGCGCCGAAATGGGCCGATCGCGACCGTTTCGTGCTGTCGGCGGGCCATGGGTCGATGCTGATCTACTCGCTGCTGCACCTGACCGGCTATGCCAAGCCGACGATCGAGGACATCGCGAACTTTCGTCAGCTCAGCAGCCCCTGCGCCGGGCATCCTGAGAATTTCGAACTAGCGGGCGTCGAGGCGACCACCGGGCCGCTGGGTTCCGGCCTTGCCACTGCGGTCGGCATGGCGATTGCCGAACGGCATCTGAATGCGCAGTTCGGGGACGAGATCGTCGATCACCGGACCTGGGTGTTGGCCGGCGACGGCTGCCTGATGGAAGGCATCAACCATGAAGCGATCGGTCTGGCGGGGCATCTGAACCTGGGCCGCCTGATCGTGCTGTGGGACGATAACAAGATCACCATCGACGGCTCGATCGACCTGTCGAGCAGTGAGGATGTACGGGCTCGTTACGCCGCGACCGGCTGGCATGTCGTGTCCTGCGACGGGCATGACGTGGCCGATGTGCGCCGCGCCATCGATGAAGCGCTGGCCGATCCGCGTCCGTCGCTGGTCGCCTGCGCCACCAAGATCGGCTATGGCGCGCCCAACAAGGCGGGCACTTCGGGCGTTCATGGTTCGGCCCTGGGCGAGGCGGAAGTCGCTGCGGCCCGCGAGTTCCTTGGCTGGACGGCTGAGCCTTTCGTCATTCCCGAGGATATCGCCGCCGCCTGGCAGGCCATTGGCGCGAAGGGTGCGGATGCGCATGCGACTTGGGCCGATCGCCTGGGCAGCAACGGGCAGAAGGCGGAGTTCGAGCGGCGCATGGCTGGTGAACTGCCCGCCGATTTCTCGCTCGACGCCTATATCGACACGCTGATCGCCAATCCGCAGAAGGTCGCGACCCGCAGGGCGAGCGAACTGGCGCTGGGCGCGATCAACGACCTGCTGCCCGAAACGCTGGGCGGCTCGGCGGACCTCACCGGCTCCAACAACACCAAGACCAAGTCGACCGGACCGCTGACCAGGGACGATTATTCGGGCCGCTATGTCTATTACGGCATTCGCGAATTCGGCATGGCCTGCGCGATGAACGGCATGGCGCTGCATGGTGGCGTCATTCCCTATGGCGGCACTTTCCTGGTCTTTTCCGACTATATGCGCGGCGGCATCCGCCTGGCCGCGCTCCAGCAGATCCGCGCCATCCATGTGCTGACCCATGACTCCATCGGTCTGGGCGAGGACGGCCCGACCCACCAGCCGATCGAGCATGTCATGTCGCTGCGCATGATCCCCAATCTCGACGTCTATCGTCCGGCGGACATCGTCGAGACGGCGGAGTGCTGGGAACTTGCCTTGAAGGATGCGACCGGCCCGTCGGTGCTGGCGCTGACCCGCCAGAACCTGCCGCAGCTTCGCACCGAGAAGAGCGAAAATCTCTCCGCCAAGGGCGCCTATCGCCTGCGCGCCGCTAAGGGCGATCGCAAGGTGGTGCTGGTCGCCACCGGCTCCGAAGTCGAGATCGCCGTCGCCACCGCCGCCCTGTTGGAAGAGCAGGGCATCGGCGCCGACGTCGTCTCCATGCCGAGCTGGGCGCATTTCGACGCGCAGCCGCAGGCCTATAAGGATGATCTCCTTCCCCACCATGTCCTGCGCGCTTCGATTGAGGCGGGGACGACTTTCGGGTGGGAACGGTATGTCGGCATTGCCGGCCTGCGCTTTGGCATCGACACGTTCGGCGCTTCGGCTCCGGCGGAAGTACTCTACGATCATTTCGGCCTGACCGCCGCCAAGATCGCGCCGCAGATCGTGGCGGCGCTCGACTGA
- the gap gene encoding type I glyceraldehyde-3-phosphate dehydrogenase — translation MATKVAINGFGRIGRLVARAILSRTDHDLELVSINDLGDAKSNALLFKRDSVHGNWAGEVSVDGNFLVIDGKRIAVTAERDPANLPHAAQGVDIALECTGIFADKAKASAHLTAGAKRVVISAPATGVDKTVVFGVNHETLSADDVVISNASCTTNCLAPLAKVLHDAIGIERGFMTTIHSYTNDQNTLDQLHKDMRRARAAALSMIPTTTGAARAVGEVLPELKGKLDGSSVRVPTPNVSVVDLKFDAKRATTVQEVNELLKAASESGPLKGVLGYSDEPLVSIDYNGDARSSTVDSLETAVIDGTLVRVLSWYDNEWGFSNRMIDTTGVVAKFL, via the coding sequence GTGGCAACGAAGGTAGCAATCAACGGTTTCGGCCGCATCGGCCGTCTGGTGGCGCGCGCCATTCTTTCGCGCACCGACCATGATCTGGAACTGGTGAGCATCAACGACCTGGGCGATGCCAAGTCCAATGCCCTGCTGTTCAAGCGCGACTCCGTGCACGGCAACTGGGCCGGTGAAGTTAGCGTCGACGGCAATTTCCTGGTCATCGACGGCAAGCGCATCGCCGTGACTGCCGAACGTGACCCGGCGAACCTGCCGCACGCCGCGCAGGGCGTCGACATTGCCCTCGAATGCACCGGCATCTTCGCTGACAAGGCGAAGGCGAGCGCGCATCTGACCGCGGGCGCCAAGCGCGTGGTGATCTCCGCTCCCGCCACCGGCGTCGACAAGACCGTGGTGTTCGGCGTCAATCATGAAACGCTGAGCGCCGACGACGTGGTGATCTCGAACGCGAGCTGCACCACCAACTGCCTCGCGCCGCTCGCGAAAGTCCTGCATGATGCCATCGGCATCGAACGGGGCTTCATGACCACCATCCACAGCTACACCAACGACCAGAACACGCTGGACCAGCTGCACAAGGACATGCGCCGCGCCCGCGCCGCTGCCCTGTCGATGATCCCGACAACCACCGGCGCCGCTCGCGCCGTGGGCGAGGTTCTGCCGGAACTCAAGGGCAAGCTGGACGGCTCGTCGGTACGCGTGCCGACCCCGAACGTCTCGGTCGTGGACCTCAAGTTCGACGCCAAGCGCGCGACCACCGTGCAGGAAGTCAACGAACTGCTGAAGGCCGCTTCGGAATCCGGTCCGCTTAAGGGCGTACTCGGCTATTCGGACGAGCCGCTGGTGTCGATCGACTATAATGGCGACGCCCGCAGCTCGACCGTCGACAGCCTGGAAACGGCGGTGATCGACGGCACGCTGGTCCGCGTGCTGAGCTGGTACGACAATGAATGGGGTTTTTCGAACCGCATGATCGACACGACCGGCGTCGTGGCGAAGTTCCTCTAA
- a CDS encoding phosphoglycerate kinase yields the protein MAKPFKTLDDMGDITGKVVLVREDLNVPMQDGSVSDDTRLRAAMPTVLELADRGAKVLILAHFGRPKGQKNPEYSLSKITRPLSAVLGREVQFIPDCQGEAAVDGIAVMRPGDIAILENTRFHAGEEKNDPALAEAMAAIGDLYVNDAFSAAHRAHASTEGLAHKLPAFAGRSMEKELDALQAALGEPVKPVAAVVGGAKVSTKLDVLNNLVAKVDHLIIGGGMANTFLHARGVDVGKSLCEKDLAETADAIFDKAEAAGCTIHLPYDVVVSKEFAANPPSLRTCNVHEVAEDEMILDVGPAAVEALGDALKNCRTLVWNGPLGAFEIAPFDKATVALAKTAAALTKEGGLTSVAGGGDTVAALNHAGVAADFSFVSTAGGAFLEWMEGKELPGVKALMA from the coding sequence ATGGCAAAGCCGTTCAAGACACTCGACGACATGGGAGACATCACGGGCAAGGTGGTGTTGGTGCGCGAGGATCTGAACGTGCCGATGCAGGATGGCTCCGTGTCCGACGACACCCGCCTGCGCGCGGCGATGCCGACGGTGCTGGAACTGGCCGACCGGGGCGCGAAGGTGCTGATCCTTGCCCATTTCGGCCGTCCCAAGGGGCAGAAGAACCCGGAATATTCGCTCTCGAAGATCACCCGGCCGCTCTCGGCCGTGCTGGGCCGGGAAGTGCAGTTCATCCCCGATTGCCAGGGGGAAGCGGCGGTTGATGGCATTGCAGTGATGCGGCCGGGCGATATCGCGATCCTGGAAAATACCCGCTTCCATGCCGGTGAAGAGAAGAACGATCCCGCACTGGCCGAGGCGATGGCGGCGATTGGCGATCTCTATGTGAATGACGCTTTCTCCGCAGCGCACCGCGCCCATGCCTCGACCGAGGGGCTGGCGCACAAGCTGCCTGCCTTTGCTGGGCGTTCGATGGAGAAGGAACTGGATGCGCTCCAAGCGGCGCTGGGCGAGCCGGTGAAGCCGGTCGCGGCGGTCGTCGGCGGCGCCAAGGTTTCGACCAAGCTCGACGTGCTGAACAACCTGGTCGCGAAGGTCGATCATCTGATCATCGGCGGCGGCATGGCCAACACCTTCCTCCATGCGCGCGGGGTCGATGTCGGCAAATCGCTGTGCGAGAAGGATCTGGCCGAGACAGCCGATGCGATTTTCGACAAGGCGGAGGCCGCCGGCTGCACCATCCATCTGCCCTATGACGTGGTGGTGTCGAAGGAATTCGCCGCCAATCCGCCCAGCTTGCGTACCTGCAATGTGCATGAGGTGGCTGAGGATGAGATGATCCTCGATGTCGGCCCCGCTGCTGTGGAGGCATTGGGCGATGCGCTCAAGAACTGCCGGACGCTGGTGTGGAACGGGCCGCTTGGCGCGTTCGAGATCGCGCCTTTCGACAAGGCGACCGTGGCGCTGGCGAAGACCGCCGCGGCGCTCACGAAGGAGGGCGGCCTGACGTCCGTCGCGGGCGGCGGCGATACCGTCGCGGCGCTCAACCATGCCGGTGTGGCGGCCGATTTCAGCTTCGTTTCGACCGCTGGCGGCGCTTTCCTGGAGTGGATGGAAGGCAAGGAACTGCCCGGCGTCAAGGCGCTGATGGCCTGA
- a CDS encoding fructose bisphosphate aldolase produces the protein MQFEDMKAKIEGGNGFIAALDQSGGSTPKALKGYGIEEDAWTSEEEMFGLIHAMRSRIITSPVFSGEKVLGAILFERTMDGEAGGKSVPQALIERGVVPFIKIDKGLEDEANGVQLMKPNPGLDTLLHRAKALGVFGTKERSVINLANREGIAAVVKQQFEVGSQVLAAGLVPIIEPEVNIKSPERAEADQILLEETLKNLDAQPGDDKVMLKLSLPTKAGLFDPLVDHPRVLRVVALSGGFSRSEACVELAKNRGIIASFSRALLNDLRHQMSEDEFNASLGEAIDEIHGASTRKVA, from the coding sequence ATGCAGTTCGAGGACATGAAGGCGAAGATCGAGGGCGGCAACGGCTTCATCGCGGCGCTCGACCAGAGCGGCGGTTCGACGCCCAAGGCGTTGAAGGGCTATGGCATCGAGGAAGACGCCTGGACCAGCGAAGAAGAGATGTTCGGCCTGATTCACGCCATGCGCAGCCGCATCATCACCTCGCCGGTCTTTTCGGGTGAGAAGGTGCTGGGCGCGATCCTGTTCGAGCGCACCATGGATGGCGAAGCCGGCGGCAAGTCCGTGCCTCAGGCGCTGATCGAGCGCGGCGTGGTGCCCTTCATCAAGATCGACAAGGGGCTTGAGGATGAAGCGAACGGCGTCCAGTTGATGAAGCCGAACCCCGGTCTGGACACGCTGCTGCACCGCGCCAAAGCTTTGGGCGTGTTCGGCACCAAGGAGCGTTCGGTCATCAACCTCGCCAATCGCGAAGGCATTGCCGCCGTCGTGAAGCAGCAGTTTGAAGTCGGCAGCCAGGTTCTGGCCGCCGGTCTGGTTCCGATCATCGAGCCGGAAGTCAACATCAAGAGCCCCGAACGCGCCGAGGCCGACCAGATTCTGCTGGAGGAAACCCTCAAAAATCTCGACGCGCAGCCGGGCGACGACAAGGTGATGCTGAAACTGTCGCTGCCCACCAAGGCCGGGCTGTTCGACCCGTTGGTCGATCATCCCCGCGTGCTGCGGGTCGTCGCTCTGTCGGGCGGCTTCTCGCGCTCGGAGGCCTGTGTCGAGCTGGCGAAGAATCGCGGCATCATCGCCAGCTTCAGCCGCGCGCTGCTGAACGATCTGCGTCACCAGATGAGCGAAGATGAGTTCAACGCCTCGCTGGGCGAAGCGATCGACGAGATCCACGGCGCGTCGACCCGGAAGGTGGCCTGA
- the thiE gene encoding thiamine phosphate synthase, which yields MTDFTDEELALDPNFADRFEQGFRPACQLYLISPPVIEAGFVESLKAALDGGSVAAFQLRLKGLDDDAIARAAEPLQKLCAERNVAFIINDSMALAKRLGADGVHLGQGDGDPREARKLLGPSVQIGVTCHDSRHLAMEAGEAGADYVAFGAFYPTMTKETLHRPDPSILGWWTALFELPCVAIGGITADNAAPLVKAGADFLAVSGAVWNHPEGPQAGVAAFGAVLARK from the coding sequence ATGACCGATTTCACAGATGAAGAACTGGCCCTCGATCCGAATTTCGCTGACCGCTTCGAGCAGGGCTTTCGCCCCGCCTGTCAGCTCTATCTGATCTCGCCGCCAGTAATCGAGGCGGGCTTTGTCGAGAGCCTGAAGGCTGCCTTGGACGGAGGCAGCGTCGCGGCTTTCCAGTTGCGGTTGAAGGGTCTGGATGACGACGCCATCGCCCGCGCCGCCGAGCCGCTGCAAAAACTCTGCGCCGAGCGGAACGTCGCCTTCATCATCAACGACAGTATGGCCCTTGCCAAGCGGCTGGGCGCGGATGGGGTGCATCTGGGGCAGGGCGACGGTGATCCGCGAGAGGCTCGCAAGCTGCTGGGGCCGTCGGTGCAGATCGGCGTCACCTGCCATGACAGCCGCCATCTGGCGATGGAAGCGGGCGAGGCGGGGGCGGATTATGTCGCTTTTGGAGCCTTTTATCCGACCATGACCAAGGAAACCCTTCATCGGCCCGATCCGTCGATCCTGGGCTGGTGGACCGCGCTGTTCGAGCTGCCCTGCGTCGCCATTGGCGGGATCACGGCGGACAATGCCGCGCCGCTGGTGAAGGCGGGGGCGGATTTTCTGGCGGTGAGTGGGGCGGTGTGGAACCATCCGGAAGGTCCGCAGGCGGGCGTGGCGGCATTTGGGGCGGTGCTGGCACGGAAATAA
- a CDS encoding L,D-transpeptidase family protein, giving the protein MKNHALILALLCSACNMTITEADESAPSNAASHQPKQAARPAAPATDPYAFVLVPEPAGAPARVEAVLQAQVALDRAGFSPGVLDGKEGMSFTSALKGFQEARGLPQTGQYDEATAKTLLGERPQPATWLVKIPTGFAKGPFFAVPKDLNDQAKLPALGYRNLLEKLAERFHTRPEVLMTLNRPDARVGAGTTVRVPAIANQPVARIEGDERDWGETLASLGVAKEQPQADHIVVDKSDGLLRAYDAQNRLIAQFPATTGSQHDPLPIGTWEIKGLSRNPDFHYNPDLFWDASSTDQKAVLKPGPNGPVGVVWIDLSKPHYGIHGTPEPQTIGRTESHGCIRLTNWDAARLAQMVQSGVKAVFQP; this is encoded by the coding sequence TTGAAAAACCATGCCCTGATCCTCGCGCTGCTATGCTCAGCCTGTAACATGACCATTACGGAAGCGGATGAAAGCGCCCCGTCAAATGCTGCCTCCCATCAACCGAAGCAGGCGGCGCGCCCCGCCGCACCCGCCACCGATCCCTACGCCTTCGTCCTCGTGCCGGAACCGGCAGGGGCGCCGGCGCGGGTTGAGGCCGTGCTCCAGGCGCAGGTGGCGCTCGACCGGGCGGGCTTTTCGCCGGGCGTGCTGGATGGAAAGGAGGGCATGTCCTTCACCAGCGCGCTCAAGGGATTTCAGGAGGCCAGGGGGCTGCCGCAGACCGGGCAATATGATGAGGCGACGGCCAAAACGCTGCTGGGCGAGCGGCCTCAGCCCGCGACATGGCTGGTGAAGATTCCTACAGGGTTCGCCAAGGGACCGTTTTTCGCGGTTCCCAAGGATCTGAACGATCAGGCGAAGCTGCCGGCGCTGGGCTATCGCAATCTGCTGGAGAAGCTGGCCGAGCGGTTCCACACCAGGCCGGAGGTGCTGATGACGCTCAACCGGCCCGATGCCAGGGTCGGCGCGGGCACCACTGTCCGCGTGCCGGCGATCGCGAACCAGCCGGTGGCGCGGATCGAAGGGGATGAGCGGGACTGGGGCGAGACGCTTGCGAGTCTGGGTGTCGCCAAGGAGCAGCCGCAGGCCGACCATATCGTGGTGGACAAATCGGACGGGCTGCTGCGCGCCTATGATGCGCAGAACCGGCTGATCGCGCAGTTCCCCGCCACCACGGGATCGCAGCATGATCCGCTGCCGATCGGAACATGGGAAATCAAGGGGTTGAGCCGCAATCCTGACTTTCACTATAATCCGGACCTGTTCTGGGATGCCTCTTCCACCGACCAGAAGGCGGTGTTGAAGCCGGGCCCCAATGGCCCTGTCGGCGTGGTGTGGATCGACCTCTCCAAACCGCATTACGGCATTCACGGCACGCCCGAGCCGCAGACGATCGGGCGGACGGAAAGCCATGGCTGCATTCGCCTGACCAATTGGGATGCGGCGCGGCTGGCGCAGATGGTGCAGTCCGGCGTCAAGGCGGTGTTCCAGCCATGA
- a CDS encoding M23 family metallopeptidase, whose amino-acid sequence MRARGWAGIGFAVLLSVAFLRLCVRIVPADGPSERTPSRPAAAEAGALLIPVEGVPPTALTDTFTQARANGARPHDAIDIMAARGRAVLAAADGRIEKLFWSEEGGRTVYERSSDGRHIYYYAHLDGYAPGLREGQALRRGQRIGTVGSSGNADPSAPHLHFAVHEMAAGEPWHGGRAINPYPLLAKPR is encoded by the coding sequence ATGAGGGCGCGCGGCTGGGCGGGGATCGGGTTTGCCGTCCTGCTCAGCGTGGCCTTTCTGCGGCTGTGCGTGCGGATCGTGCCGGCGGATGGGCCGAGCGAGAGGACGCCATCGCGTCCTGCCGCGGCGGAAGCTGGTGCATTGCTGATCCCGGTGGAGGGCGTTCCGCCGACCGCGCTCACCGACACCTTCACCCAAGCCCGCGCCAACGGCGCGCGGCCGCATGACGCGATCGACATCATGGCGGCGCGGGGCAGGGCGGTATTGGCGGCGGCGGATGGACGGATCGAAAAGCTGTTCTGGAGCGAGGAGGGCGGACGAACCGTTTACGAGCGGTCGTCCGACGGGCGGCATATCTATTATTATGCACATCTGGACGGCTATGCGCCGGGTCTGCGGGAAGGACAGGCGCTCCGGCGCGGGCAGCGGATCGGTACTGTCGGCAGCAGCGGCAATGCCGATCCATCGGCGCCGCACCTCCACTTTGCCGTGCATGAGATGGCGGCGGGCGAGCCATGGCATGGCGGGCGGGCGATCAACCCCTATCCCTTGCTGGCGAAGCCGCGATAG
- the efp gene encoding elongation factor P, whose protein sequence is MKISGVEIRPGNNIEYDGSLWRAVKIQHTQPGKGGAYMQVELKNLIDGRKNNVRFRSAETVERIRLDTKDFQYLYAEGDMLVFMDTETYEQINLPLDLIGDAAAFLQDGMMVILEMYEERPISVQLPETIEATVVEADAVVKGQTASASYKPAILDNGVRVMVPPHIVTGTRIVVDVYEREYVKRAD, encoded by the coding sequence ATGAAGATCAGCGGCGTCGAGATTCGTCCCGGCAACAACATCGAATATGACGGCAGCCTGTGGCGCGCCGTGAAGATCCAGCACACGCAGCCCGGCAAGGGCGGCGCCTATATGCAGGTGGAACTCAAGAATCTGATCGACGGACGCAAGAACAACGTCCGATTCCGCTCCGCCGAGACGGTCGAGCGTATCCGCCTCGACACCAAGGATTTCCAGTATCTCTATGCCGAGGGCGACATGCTCGTCTTCATGGATACCGAAACCTATGAGCAGATCAATTTGCCGCTGGACCTGATCGGTGACGCTGCCGCCTTCCTGCAGGACGGCATGATGGTCATCCTCGAAATGTATGAGGAGCGCCCGATCTCCGTGCAGTTGCCCGAAACGATCGAAGCGACGGTCGTGGAGGCGGACGCCGTGGTGAAGGGCCAGACCGCTTCGGCCAGCTACAAGCCCGCCATCCTCGACAATGGCGTGCGCGTCATGGTGCCGCCGCACATCGTCACCGGCACGCGCATCGTTGTCGATGTGTACGAACGCGAATATGTAAAGCGCGCGGACTAA
- a CDS encoding inositol monophosphatase family protein — MVSHSGLLTVMERAARKAGSKLRRDFGEVEHLQVSRKGPADFVSKADQQAEKTLVEELQKARPDWGFLLEEGGEIAGDPGKPRWIIDPLDGTSNFLHGIPHFAISIAVEEPLYGGKREVTTGLIYQPVTDESYWAEKSRGAWRHDQRLRVSARRDMGECLIATGIPFMGHGDFAQWTRIFGAVAPSVAGIRRFGAASLDLAHVASGRYDGFWESGLQPWDVAAGLLMVREAGGFVSDFRGGDQAIERKEVIAGNDAIHSKLHKLVAGALR, encoded by the coding sequence ATGGTTTCCCATTCAGGCCTTCTGACCGTCATGGAACGCGCAGCGCGCAAGGCCGGCTCCAAGCTGCGCCGCGACTTCGGGGAGGTCGAGCATCTGCAGGTGTCCCGCAAGGGACCGGCGGACTTCGTGTCCAAGGCTGACCAGCAGGCGGAAAAGACCCTGGTCGAGGAATTGCAGAAGGCGCGCCCCGATTGGGGTTTCCTGCTGGAAGAGGGCGGGGAAATCGCCGGCGATCCGGGCAAGCCGCGCTGGATCATCGATCCGCTCGACGGCACCAGCAACTTCCTGCACGGCATTCCGCATTTCGCGATCTCGATTGCCGTCGAGGAGCCGCTTTATGGCGGCAAGCGGGAGGTCACCACCGGCCTGATCTACCAGCCTGTCACCGACGAAAGCTATTGGGCGGAAAAGAGCCGGGGCGCCTGGCGGCATGACCAGCGTCTGCGCGTGTCGGCACGGCGGGACATGGGGGAGTGCCTGATCGCGACCGGCATCCCATTCATGGGCCATGGCGATTTTGCCCAGTGGACGCGCATCTTCGGCGCGGTGGCGCCTTCCGTCGCGGGCATTCGTCGCTTCGGCGCGGCGTCGCTCGACCTCGCCCATGTCGCTTCCGGGCGCTATGACGGCTTTTGGGAAAGCGGATTGCAGCCCTGGGATGTCGCCGCGGGCCTGCTGATGGTGCGGGAAGCTGGCGGCTTCGTCTCGGACTTCCGCGGCGGCGACCAGGCAATCGAGCGCAAGGAAGTCATTGCGGGCAACGACGCCATCCACAGCAAATTGCATAAGCTGGTGGCTGGCGCGCTGCGTTGA
- a CDS encoding NADH-quinone oxidoreductase subunit A, with product MVDLAQYLPILIFLGIALLLSSAFVFLPMLVGRLTGSHQPDPAKLSEYECGFPAFEEPRSQFDVRFYLVAILFIIFDLEAAFLFPWAVSLDQIGWAGWATMMIFIAELVLGLVYAWKKGALDWE from the coding sequence TTGGTCGATCTAGCCCAATATCTGCCGATCCTGATCTTTCTCGGGATCGCCTTGCTGCTTTCGAGCGCATTTGTGTTCCTGCCGATGCTCGTGGGGCGCCTGACCGGCTCTCATCAGCCCGACCCGGCCAAGCTCAGCGAATATGAATGCGGTTTCCCCGCCTTTGAAGAACCGCGCAGCCAGTTCGACGTGCGTTTCTACCTCGTCGCCATCCTGTTCATCATCTTCGATCTGGAAGCGGCGTTCCTCTTTCCCTGGGCGGTCAGCCTCGACCAGATCGGCTGGGCCGGCTGGGCGACGATGATGATCTTCATAGCGGAGCTGGTGCTCGGCCTCGTCTATGCGTGGAAGAAGGGAGCACTCGATTGGGAGTAG
- a CDS encoding NuoB/complex I 20 kDa subunit family protein has protein sequence MGVELDRPVPGTLLPAGTQPDQDFFNALSSEVSDKGFLVTSTEELFQWARTGSLWWMTFGLACCAVEMIHVNMPRYDMERFGAAPRASPRQSDVMIVAGTLCNKMAPALRKVYDQMSNPKYVISMGSCANGGGYYHYSYSVVRGCDRIVPVDIYVPGCPPTAEALLYGIMQLQRKIRRIGTVER, from the coding sequence TTGGGAGTAGAACTTGACCGTCCGGTTCCTGGCACGCTGTTGCCGGCCGGCACGCAGCCCGACCAGGATTTCTTCAACGCGCTGAGCAGCGAAGTCAGCGACAAGGGTTTCCTTGTCACTTCGACCGAGGAACTGTTCCAGTGGGCGCGCACCGGCTCGCTATGGTGGATGACCTTCGGCTTGGCCTGCTGCGCGGTGGAAATGATCCACGTCAACATGCCGCGCTATGACATGGAGCGCTTCGGCGCCGCGCCACGCGCCTCTCCGCGCCAGTCGGATGTGATGATCGTTGCGGGGACCCTCTGCAACAAGATGGCTCCGGCGTTGCGCAAGGTTTACGACCAGATGTCCAATCCGAAATATGTGATTTCGATGGGCAGCTGCGCCAATGGTGGCGGCTATTATCATTACAGCTATTCGGTAGTTCGTGGCTGCGACCGCATCGTGCCGGTCGATATTTATGTGCCGGGTTGTCCGCCGACCGCAGAGGCCTTGCTCTACGGCATCATGCAGTTGCAGCGGAAGATCCGCCGGATCGGGACAGTTGAGCGTTAA